Genomic DNA from Actinomycetota bacterium:
TTCGACGAATTTCTCTTTCATTTCGACCTTTTGATACGAATCGGCAGTAAAGATGCCCAAATCGTCAAAAGAATAATTGCCGATAAATCTGAGATTGAGAGGAGAAAAGAGGAGCTTCAAAGGCAGGAGAGGAAACAGCGGCTACAAGAGGAAGGTTTAAAAATCAGGAAATTTGGAATAGAAGCGGAGCTTTCTAGGAAGAGAGCATTCCTTTCCTCCCTTCAGGAAGAAATCACCGCTCTTCAGCGCGAGGAGGAAGCCCGGCAGGCGAGATTACTTGAAGAAATCCGCCGTGAGCAAGAAAGGCGTCGGCGAATGCTCCAAGAGCAATCTGAGGAGCGGGAGAAATCAAGAGTTGCTGTTTCTAGAGGTACTATCGGCGCAGCACGTGGAGATGTGGTTAGCATTGCTATGAGGTACTTGGGAAGACCATATGCTTGGGGTGCTGCAGGACCAAGTGCTTTTGACTGCTCTGGATTTGCCATGTATTGCTACGGGCAAGTGGGAGTCTCACTCCCACATTCAAGTGCAGCCCAATATAGTTCTGGAAAACGCGTGAGTCGAAACGAATTGCAACCCGGGGATTTGGTTTTCTTTGGGCGAAGGCACATTTCCCACGTGGGGATATATATCGGTGGAGGAAAATTCATTCATGCCTCATCTTCTGGAGATGTGGTTAAGATTTCGAGCCTTGATAGCCACGGAGGATATGTGGGTGCCTGCCGACCCTAATTAATTTGAGATGAGAATATATACAGCCGATTTGTCCCTAAAAAGTGGCGCAAAAATAGACCTCATTGACATAACCGGTGAACTTTTCAATCACCTCTCGAAAAGCAAAGTCACGGATGGTATCATGATTGCCTATTCTCCTCACACCACCGCAGCATTGATCATAAATGAGAATGAACCCCGTCTTGCAGGTGACATTAAAATGGCAGTGAAGGACATCATCTCCTGGGAGAAGGATTATGCCCACAACCTCATCGACAGTAATGCTCCCTCCCACATAGTGGCAGCTTTCCTGGGAAATACCTTAAACCTCCCCATTTCCAGGGGAAAGATAGAGCTTGGAACGTGGCAAAGCGTTTTCCTTTTGGAATTGGATGGTCCCCGCTCAAGACAGGTTAAGGTGAAGATAATTGGAGAATAACGAAAATTTCTCCGTTGGATTGGTCTACCACCCTCTTTATCTCGAACATGACCCCGGTCCCAATCATCCAGAAAGTCCAAGCCGTCTTCTTTCCATCCATGAGTTATTGGAAGAGAAAAAAATCCTGTCGCGGTTAACCCTAATATCACCGAGAATGGCTTCCCTTGAAGAACTCACCACCGTCCACGATCCTTCGTATGTTAAAAGAATCGAAAATTTTTCCAAACGAGGTGGGGGATACTTAACTCTGGATACTGCACTTTCTTCCAAATCCTATGAATCAGCTCGTCTGGCAGCGGGGGGCATCCTCCCCGCCATAGATGAAATCTTTAGCTCAGAGATTCGAATGGTTTTTTGTCTTGTAAGGCCCCCCGGTCATCATGCCCTGGCTAATCAAGGGATGGGTTTTTGCCTCTTTAACAACCTCGCCGTGGGAGCCAAATACGCTTTGGAGAAATGCAAAATTTCTCGAATCTTAATCATCGATTGGGATGTTCATCACGGCAACGGAATTCAGGAAATTTTTTATTCAGACCCCAGAGTCCTCTATATATCTCTTCATCAATATCCCCTTTATCCGGGCACGGGATCTCTTGACGAGGTTGGATCGGGCAAGGGAGAAGGGTTTACGATAAATTTACCCTTACCTTACCATACGGGAGAGCAGGCTTACATGCGGGCTTTTGAGGAGATAATATCACCCGTGGCAACCCAATTTGAACCTCAGCTTTTGATGATAGCCGCGGGTTATGATGGTCACTTTGCGGATCCCTTGGCTTCTCTCAATCTCACGGTGGGCAGTTTTGCCAAGATGACGGCCAAGGTTAAAAAATTGGCGAAGATTTTTTGCCAAGGTCGCCTCATTTTGTCTTTGGAGGGAGGTTACAATCTCAAAGCCCTTTCCCATTCGGTACTGGCTACCATAAATGAATTGGCCGAGCTGGGATATGAAGTGTTGGATCCTTATGGCACTCCAAGTACCACTCCCGGAGGGGCGGAAGATGTATTTGACGAGGCAAGAAGAATTCACGAGAAATATTGGAAACTTTAATACAGGATGCATGATTCAATGCGATTTCAAAATTTGTGGGAGTTAAGCGTGTATTTTCCAATGTGTAAATGTGTATAATAGGTTTTGAGGATAAGAAATATGCGATTTTATTTGTCGGGACGTGGCGCAGTTTGGTTAGCGCGCTGTCTTCGGGAGGCAGAGGTCGCCGGTTCAAATCCGGCCGTCCCGACAATTGCATTTAGTCGATTGGAAAGGACATTTGAGGTGAAAGCGCCTCTGGAAAAGGTTTGGGCCACCATGACTGATGTGGAGAGCTTTCCAGAGTGGGCGAAGGGTGTGGAGAAAGAGGAGATAACCTCCAAGCGGCGTTCCCTTAATTTTCGTCTTTGGGAAAATATTTTTATTAAAAAAGATTGAACTGGCGGAGTATTGATGACTAAAAGCGTTATTCGTGGGAAGGATAACACGTGAGTTTTGATGATATTGCGAGGGTTATTGGTTTTGCCGTTTGCCATCAAATGCCCGAGAGGACAATTTTTGTTCAAGGCAAACCACTTCCAGTTTGTGCCAGAGATACTGGCTTTTATTTAGGGTTTTTGATTTCCTTCATCTATCTTCAACTCACCCATCGAAAACGGGAAAATCGTCTATCTCCCCTCCTTTTGGTTTGCATCTTTTCCTCCCTCTTTCTCTTGATACTAGATGCCATAACTTCTTATTTGGGCTTAAGGAATAGTACGAACCAGATCAGGCTTTTCACGGGTCTTCTATTTGGATTTTCTCTTCCCCTGTTCATAGTCCCCGTTTTAAATCGCCAACTCTGGCGATCTTCTGCAAATTCACCATTGCTCGAAAGTACACTCAAAAGACTGGGTCTATTAGTGTTCTTCGTTTTAAGTTATATTCTCTTACAAGGAGAAATGATTTTATCCTTTGAAATTCTCTCAAGTGTCATAGTTGGGGCAATTTTCATAACCCTAATAGCCATAAACACGATGTTGATTACCTTGTTACCCAGGTGGCATAGGCGGGCAATCCATTTACGCCAATTAATTGTTCCAATGGTCCTGGCTTGCACATTAAGCGTTATTGAGCTTTACCTTTCCTTCCTGGCTCATGGTCTGCTTTTAAGATATTTTGTGTAAGGGTGTATGGGTGGGTCATAAATCACCGAATGTTTTTCTGAAGGGGGTGGGCTGAAGAGGCGACTTGAGAGCGAGTGGAGTAGGCGCGCGCAAGCGGAAGCCTCCAGTCCACTCCTCCTTAGGTAATATACATAGCAGCAAATTCTGAAATTATGACCCATGTACATAGAGTCATGAGTCATGGTTAAAGAGTAAAGGGCAAAAAGGTAGATGGCAATTTGGAAAATTAGCAGGAGATTCCAAGGCTTACTTGAATTAACTTAGCGGAGGGAGGATCATGTCGAAAGAGAAATATATAAAATTATTTGCAACCATTGCTTCCTTCATCCTCATCACCTTTCTCATCATTTTCACCCGAAGGATAATTCTTCTTTGGCAATTTTATTATATTCCCCTTCTTTTAGCCGCCCTTGCCTTCGATTCCTTGGGAGGAGTACTCGTTGCCATATTTTCCGGTCTCTTCTGTATTCTCTATGCATATTTCTCATTACCTTTGAGAGCGGTGAGAGAAATCACTTTTATGATAGTCCCGGGTTCGGCTCTCATGTTACTCGTGGGCATAATCGTCGGGCGCCTGCAGAGAAGCCGAGAGGAACAGCAGCAAAAGATGGATCGTCTAACCATGGAGGATAGATTAACTGGCGTTTATAATTACAGCTACCTCATGGATCGAATAGAGGAGGAACGGAATAGAGCTGATCGATTCGGGAGCAAATTATCCTTGATCATCATCGACATCGACCTTTTCAAAAAATTCAACGACAGATTCGGACATGCCAAGGGGAATCTCCTCCTAAAGAAGTTGGCAAAGATCATAGAGGAGCAGGTAAGAACGATAGATATTGTGGCTAGATATGGGGGAGAAGAGTTCGCCATTCTGCTCCCGAACACGGGAAAGGCAGCGTCACAGGTGATAGCGGAGCGAATTAGGACGGCTGTGGAGTCCGCCACTTTTGAGGGTGGTGGGGAAGAACCTCAGGTGAGAATGACCATAAGCGCTGGGGTGGCAACTTATCCCGATCATGCTTGCGATCAGTTGGAGCTCATCGACAAGGCGGATCGAGCTCTATTGTTTGCCAAAGATGGCGGACGAAATTGTATTCGCCTTTATTCCCCGGAAATGGATGCCCTGTCTACCGACAGGCCCGCCTACCGGACGGACAGGCAGGCAAAGTGAGATATGGTTACCTCCAGAATTAGCCCTCTAGTCATCGGGGTAGATCTTGGGGCTACCAAGACGGCAGCAGCACTGGTCGATGAGCAAGCGAATATTTTAAATTTAAAGAGGAGATCAACCCCGACTGAAAGTCCCAAAATCCTCGTCCGGAATACCATAGAGCTGATCGAGGAGATTTTCGATGTTTCGAA
This window encodes:
- a CDS encoding histone deacetylase, with translation MENNENFSVGLVYHPLYLEHDPGPNHPESPSRLLSIHELLEEKKILSRLTLISPRMASLEELTTVHDPSYVKRIENFSKRGGGYLTLDTALSSKSYESARLAAGGILPAIDEIFSSEIRMVFCLVRPPGHHALANQGMGFCLFNNLAVGAKYALEKCKISRILIIDWDVHHGNGIQEIFYSDPRVLYISLHQYPLYPGTGSLDEVGSGKGEGFTINLPLPYHTGEQAYMRAFEEIISPVATQFEPQLLMIAAGYDGHFADPLASLNLTVGSFAKMTAKVKKLAKIFCQGRLILSLEGGYNLKALSHSVLATINELAELGYEVLDPYGTPSTTPGGAEDVFDEARRIHEKYWKL
- a CDS encoding SRPBCC family protein, which produces MKAPLEKVWATMTDVESFPEWAKGVEKEEITSKRRSLNFRLWENIFIKKD
- a CDS encoding diguanylate cyclase, translating into MSKEKYIKLFATIASFILITFLIIFTRRIILLWQFYYIPLLLAALAFDSLGGVLVAIFSGLFCILYAYFSLPLRAVREITFMIVPGSALMLLVGIIVGRLQRSREEQQQKMDRLTMEDRLTGVYNYSYLMDRIEEERNRADRFGSKLSLIIIDIDLFKKFNDRFGHAKGNLLLKKLAKIIEEQVRTIDIVARYGGEEFAILLPNTGKAASQVIAERIRTAVESATFEGGGEEPQVRMTISAGVATYPDHACDQLELIDKADRALLFAKDGGRNCIRLYSPEMDALSTDRPAYRTDRQAK
- a CDS encoding secondary thiamine-phosphate synthase enzyme YjbQ, whose protein sequence is MRIYTADLSLKSGAKIDLIDITGELFNHLSKSKVTDGIMIAYSPHTTAALIINENEPRLAGDIKMAVKDIISWEKDYAHNLIDSNAPSHIVAAFLGNTLNLPISRGKIELGTWQSVFLLELDGPRSRQVKVKIIGE
- a CDS encoding NlpC/P60 family protein — its product is MPNLITPRLAGATPQISQKRDQLQRVKAQIDDINRKLDEVVEEYNQTNLALNRTRREIRHNILRLQELERDLAQNREILNDRVVGIYKHGKLKFVEVIFNAKSFDEFLFHFDLLIRIGSKDAQIVKRIIADKSEIERRKEELQRQERKQRLQEEGLKIRKFGIEAELSRKRAFLSSLQEEITALQREEEARQARLLEEIRREQERRRRMLQEQSEEREKSRVAVSRGTIGAARGDVVSIAMRYLGRPYAWGAAGPSAFDCSGFAMYCYGQVGVSLPHSSAAQYSSGKRVSRNELQPGDLVFFGRRHISHVGIYIGGGKFIHASSSGDVVKISSLDSHGGYVGACRP
- a CDS encoding DUF2085 domain-containing protein, with amino-acid sequence MSFDDIARVIGFAVCHQMPERTIFVQGKPLPVCARDTGFYLGFLISFIYLQLTHRKRENRLSPLLLVCIFSSLFLLILDAITSYLGLRNSTNQIRLFTGLLFGFSLPLFIVPVLNRQLWRSSANSPLLESTLKRLGLLVFFVLSYILLQGEMILSFEILSSVIVGAIFITLIAINTMLITLLPRWHRRAIHLRQLIVPMVLACTLSVIELYLSFLAHGLLLRYFV